Proteins encoded in a region of the Eschrichtius robustus isolate mEscRob2 chromosome 14, mEscRob2.pri, whole genome shotgun sequence genome:
- the HPS4 gene encoding BLOC-3 complex member HPS4 isoform X2 has protein sequence MVSSHQYQTLLDQQELLCGQIAGVVHCISDISGSPPTVVRLRKLKFAIKVDGDYLWVLGCAVELPDVSCKQLLDQLIGFFNFYNGPVSLAYKSCSREELSGEWDTFIDQILRNTGDLHRIFNSLWNLDRTKVEPLLLLKAALILQTCQRSPHVLAGCILYKGLIVSTQLPPSVTAKVLLHRAARRDQRKPIGGDALQEHGAALPPDVQIVPVFLTKEEAVSLREFPQEPTTSTLASPARLPEPPAQRPPKSLNTSAPKENTPRHAGSTARISATTPEPRPPDVTWPNGSGENGRWSGCDLKSIKPPTPHHTARGQGSGLGLSLVKETGLSRGEEELDLSEIHVPEAQDTGAFLGYSASDGGPPGCRASVSDSGNPGSKPPEALPVGTAVGGPLPPSTPGMLTRNGALERPRDLPGNSSQAPVPRDHLLGPASGPLPSPCLDSRQMGTELPVGEQGEGQRGDGVPEGRSASGPERTSGSADPPGDGPSADRTGSRATPASRTRLVRMNLYTHSVRGLVLLLLAEEPLLGDGAAVEDVYHGSLASLNGLEVHLNETLPRDQAAPAARAYGFAHYDRVQNVLAANLPQVATAQDRRFLQAVSLMHSDFARLPALYEVTVRNASTAVYACCSPVQETYFQQLASAGRSSGFPSPQDSAFSLPGKAKQKLLKHGVNLL, from the exons ACCCTACTTGACCAACAGGAGCTGCTCTGTGGACAGATCGCCGGGGTTGTCCACTGCATTTCTGACATTTCCGGCTCTCCTCCCACCGTCGTCCGTCTGCGGAAACTTAAGTTCGCCATAAAGGTTGACGGCGATTACCTTTGG GTGCTGGGCTGTGCTGTTGAGCTCCCTGATGTCAGCTGCAAGCAGCTTCTGGATCAGCTCATCGGCTTCTTTAATTTTTACAACGGGCCTGTTTCTCTGGCCTACAAG AGCTGCTCTCGGGAAGAGCTGAGCGGCGAGTGGGACACCTTCATCGACCAGATCCTGAGAAACACCGGTGACCTGCATAGGATATTCAACTCCCTCTGGAACCTGGACCGAACGAAA GTGGAGCCCCTGTTGTTGCTGAAGGCGGCCCTCATTCTGCAGACCTGCCAGCGCTCGCCCCACGTGCTAGCCGGCTGCATCCTCTACAAGGGACT GATCGTTAGCACCCAGCTGCCACCCTCTGTCACAGCCAAGGTCCTGCTTCATCGAGCTGCACGTCGGGACCAG AGAAAACCTATAGGAGGGGATGCCCTGCAGGAACATG GAGCAGCACTCCCTCCAGACGTCCAGATTGTGCCTGTTTTCCTGACCAAAGAGGAAGCCGTCAGTCTCCGTGAGTTCCCCCAGGAGCCCACGACCAG CACTCTGGCATCTCCAGCCAGACTCCCGGAGCCCCCAGCCCAGCGCCCTCCAAAGAGTTTGAACACATCTGCCCCGAAAGAAAACACCCCCAGACATGCGGGATCCACGGCTCGGATCTCAGCGACCACCCCTGAGCCCAGGCCTCCTGACGTCACCTGGCCAAATGGCAGCGGGGAGAACGGACGCTGGTCTGGCTGTGATCTGAAGAGCATCAAGCCCCCAACACCGCACCACACCGCCAGGGGCCAGGGGTCTGGGCTCGGCCTCTCCCTGGTGAAGGAAACCGGTTTGTCCAGGGGGGAAGAGGAACTGGACTTGTCTGAAATCCACGTTCCAGAAGCTCAGGACACGGGAGCATTCTTGGGTTATTCTGCCTCCGATGGCGGGCCTCCTGGCTGCAGGGCATCTGTCAGTGACTCTGGCAACCCCGGAAGCAAGCCACCCGAGGCCCTGCCTGTAGGCACAGCCGTGGgcggccccctccctccctccactcctgGGATGCTCACCCGGAACGGAGCCCTAGAACGGCCCAGAGACCTTCCCGGCAACAGCAGCCAAGCCCCCGTCCCCAGGGACCACCTCCTCGGCCCGGCGAGCGGGCCGTTGCCGTCACCTTGCTTGGATTCGAGGCAGATGGGGACTGAGCTGCCCGTGGGGGAACAAGGCGAGGGGCAGCGTGGCGATGGGGTTCCTGAGGGCCGCTCGGCCTCCGGCCCGGAACGCACCTCGGGCTCAGCAGACCCTCCAGGCGACGGCCCCTCCGCAGACAGAACCGGGTCCAGGGCAACCCCCGCGTCCCGCACGCGGCTCGTGCGGATGAACCTCTACACTCACAGCGTCAGAGGCCTGGTGCTGTTGCTGCTGGCCGAGGAGCCGCTGCTGGGAGATGGCGCGGCCGTCGAGGACGTG TACCACGGCAGCCTGGCGTCCCTCAACGGGCTGGAGGTGCACCTGAACGAGACGCTGCCCCGGGACCAGGCGGCCCCCGCGGCCAGAGCCTATGGCTTCGCGCACTACGACCGCGTCCAGAACGTGCTGGCGG CCAACCTGCCGCAGGTGGCCACAGCCCAGGACCGCCGCTTCCTCCAGGCCGTCAGCCTGATGCATTCCGACTTCGCCCGGTTGCCCGCGCTGTACGAAGTGACCGTCAG GAATGCCTCCACGGCTGTGTATGCCTGCTGCAGCCCCGTCCAAGAAACCTATTTCCAGCAGCTGGCGTCGGCGGGGCGGAGCTCCGGCTTCCCGAGTCCGCAGGACAGCGCCTTCAGCCTCCCGGGCAAAGCCAAGCAGAAGCTGCTGAAGCATGGGGTGAACTTACTTTGA
- the HPS4 gene encoding BLOC-3 complex member HPS4 isoform X1, translating to MATSTSTETKSASWWNYFFLYDGSKVKGEGDPTRAGICYFFPPQTLLDQQELLCGQIAGVVHCISDISGSPPTVVRLRKLKFAIKVDGDYLWVLGCAVELPDVSCKQLLDQLIGFFNFYNGPVSLAYKSCSREELSGEWDTFIDQILRNTGDLHRIFNSLWNLDRTKVEPLLLLKAALILQTCQRSPHVLAGCILYKGLIVSTQLPPSVTAKVLLHRAARRDQRKPIGGDALQEHGAALPPDVQIVPVFLTKEEAVSLREFPQEPTTSTLASPARLPEPPAQRPPKSLNTSAPKENTPRHAGSTARISATTPEPRPPDVTWPNGSGENGRWSGCDLKSIKPPTPHHTARGQGSGLGLSLVKETGLSRGEEELDLSEIHVPEAQDTGAFLGYSASDGGPPGCRASVSDSGNPGSKPPEALPVGTAVGGPLPPSTPGMLTRNGALERPRDLPGNSSQAPVPRDHLLGPASGPLPSPCLDSRQMGTELPVGEQGEGQRGDGVPEGRSASGPERTSGSADPPGDGPSADRTGSRATPASRTRLVRMNLYTHSVRGLVLLLLAEEPLLGDGAAVEDVYHGSLASLNGLEVHLNETLPRDQAAPAARAYGFAHYDRVQNVLAANLPQVATAQDRRFLQAVSLMHSDFARLPALYEVTVRNASTAVYACCSPVQETYFQQLASAGRSSGFPSPQDSAFSLPGKAKQKLLKHGVNLL from the exons ACCCTACTTGACCAACAGGAGCTGCTCTGTGGACAGATCGCCGGGGTTGTCCACTGCATTTCTGACATTTCCGGCTCTCCTCCCACCGTCGTCCGTCTGCGGAAACTTAAGTTCGCCATAAAGGTTGACGGCGATTACCTTTGG GTGCTGGGCTGTGCTGTTGAGCTCCCTGATGTCAGCTGCAAGCAGCTTCTGGATCAGCTCATCGGCTTCTTTAATTTTTACAACGGGCCTGTTTCTCTGGCCTACAAG AGCTGCTCTCGGGAAGAGCTGAGCGGCGAGTGGGACACCTTCATCGACCAGATCCTGAGAAACACCGGTGACCTGCATAGGATATTCAACTCCCTCTGGAACCTGGACCGAACGAAA GTGGAGCCCCTGTTGTTGCTGAAGGCGGCCCTCATTCTGCAGACCTGCCAGCGCTCGCCCCACGTGCTAGCCGGCTGCATCCTCTACAAGGGACT GATCGTTAGCACCCAGCTGCCACCCTCTGTCACAGCCAAGGTCCTGCTTCATCGAGCTGCACGTCGGGACCAG AGAAAACCTATAGGAGGGGATGCCCTGCAGGAACATG GAGCAGCACTCCCTCCAGACGTCCAGATTGTGCCTGTTTTCCTGACCAAAGAGGAAGCCGTCAGTCTCCGTGAGTTCCCCCAGGAGCCCACGACCAG CACTCTGGCATCTCCAGCCAGACTCCCGGAGCCCCCAGCCCAGCGCCCTCCAAAGAGTTTGAACACATCTGCCCCGAAAGAAAACACCCCCAGACATGCGGGATCCACGGCTCGGATCTCAGCGACCACCCCTGAGCCCAGGCCTCCTGACGTCACCTGGCCAAATGGCAGCGGGGAGAACGGACGCTGGTCTGGCTGTGATCTGAAGAGCATCAAGCCCCCAACACCGCACCACACCGCCAGGGGCCAGGGGTCTGGGCTCGGCCTCTCCCTGGTGAAGGAAACCGGTTTGTCCAGGGGGGAAGAGGAACTGGACTTGTCTGAAATCCACGTTCCAGAAGCTCAGGACACGGGAGCATTCTTGGGTTATTCTGCCTCCGATGGCGGGCCTCCTGGCTGCAGGGCATCTGTCAGTGACTCTGGCAACCCCGGAAGCAAGCCACCCGAGGCCCTGCCTGTAGGCACAGCCGTGGgcggccccctccctccctccactcctgGGATGCTCACCCGGAACGGAGCCCTAGAACGGCCCAGAGACCTTCCCGGCAACAGCAGCCAAGCCCCCGTCCCCAGGGACCACCTCCTCGGCCCGGCGAGCGGGCCGTTGCCGTCACCTTGCTTGGATTCGAGGCAGATGGGGACTGAGCTGCCCGTGGGGGAACAAGGCGAGGGGCAGCGTGGCGATGGGGTTCCTGAGGGCCGCTCGGCCTCCGGCCCGGAACGCACCTCGGGCTCAGCAGACCCTCCAGGCGACGGCCCCTCCGCAGACAGAACCGGGTCCAGGGCAACCCCCGCGTCCCGCACGCGGCTCGTGCGGATGAACCTCTACACTCACAGCGTCAGAGGCCTGGTGCTGTTGCTGCTGGCCGAGGAGCCGCTGCTGGGAGATGGCGCGGCCGTCGAGGACGTG TACCACGGCAGCCTGGCGTCCCTCAACGGGCTGGAGGTGCACCTGAACGAGACGCTGCCCCGGGACCAGGCGGCCCCCGCGGCCAGAGCCTATGGCTTCGCGCACTACGACCGCGTCCAGAACGTGCTGGCGG CCAACCTGCCGCAGGTGGCCACAGCCCAGGACCGCCGCTTCCTCCAGGCCGTCAGCCTGATGCATTCCGACTTCGCCCGGTTGCCCGCGCTGTACGAAGTGACCGTCAG GAATGCCTCCACGGCTGTGTATGCCTGCTGCAGCCCCGTCCAAGAAACCTATTTCCAGCAGCTGGCGTCGGCGGGGCGGAGCTCCGGCTTCCCGAGTCCGCAGGACAGCGCCTTCAGCCTCCCGGGCAAAGCCAAGCAGAAGCTGCTGAAGCATGGGGTGAACTTACTTTGA